From the genome of Sinanaerobacter sp. ZZT-01:
AATACCGAAGGAGGATTCTATTATGCAAGAGCAGCATCTCGATTCATTAAAAGCATTAAATTATTCTGATCTTTCCAAAGAAGAAGTTACTGAATTAAAGAATGCAGAAAATGAATTCAATAGTAATTTTAATAAGAATGTTTATTTCATGGTAATTGAAAAATAAGCCCAGAAAAGTATTCTTACACATGAAAAAAGTTTCTGAAATTGATTGATTCAATACCAGAAACTTTTTTTAAGGAAATCGATTGCGCTTATTAGTTATTCACAAGCATAACCACTCCTTGTTACGCTGCTACTGTAAGTTTTGTAACAGTGGCCCCTTTTTGATACATTTTTCGATAAACATCCATGCATTTCTTAAACTGTGAGAAACGCTTCTGCGCCTGCTCCGGGTTATGATACACCTTCCAAAAGCCGCTACAGCAAAAATTTTTCCCTTGATGCCGGATAAATCCCACCACATCTTGTAAAGGATAACCCAAGAATAATCCGATTTCATGAGGAAATTCTGTGCAGTCTGCCAGTCGAATGGATAATTGAGACAATAAGCGTTCCATCTGCAATGGCTCCGAATAACCTGCGGACGCTAAATAGTCAATCACTCCCGCTTCCCTCATATCTTCCATCAAACGTTTTTCACGAAATACATAAATTAGATAATTATTTTTATGATTGCATCTTTTTACAATTGTTGCTTTCACACCAAACGTTTGCAATTTTTGATTCCAAAATTCTACGTCCTTTTGTACTTGTTCCTTTGTCGCTTCATAACAAAATAAATTTGCAGTTTTTAAACCTGCCAAGGTTGGAGAGCAATGCTCGATTAAAAGATTTTCAAATGCTTTTTTCATTTCTATCCTCTTTAAATTTTATCTATTCTTCCACTATTTCTATATTATTTATCAAAAGTATTTCTAAATTTTCCACTTCGGTTAGCATTCGCTAACTTATGTTGAAAAAAGTAAGGATCTATTTCAATCCTCTTGTTGCGTTGATTAGTTAGGCATCGCTAACTTTTATAATAAAATATTAGCAGATTCTATTTCATTTGTCAATCCTTTAAAATGACTTTTACTAAAATTTCAGAAATATCTTTACTCCTTTTTTAGATGAAACAGAACTATGACAAACACGATGTATCTTTGATATTATATAATAAAGCATATACTGTTATTAAAAAAAATATCTTACGAAAGAAAGGAATGCCATGAACTACCCTAAAATCTATTCCTTGATTGTAATTCCCAATATTTTCGCTAATTCTGCTGCTTGAAATAAATTAACCACTGCACCTTTCAATTCTCTGCATTCCGAAGAGATACGAATGCCTTCCAGCACACAAGTAGTAAAATCAATTTTTTTCAAAGGAGTCTTGAAAAATTCCGTCTGTACAAACTTACTTTCATTCAGCTCCAATTGCTTAAACCCACATTGAGAAAAGAAAGCATCTGTCAAATCACACTGCTCCATTATACAAGTATCAAATTTTGATTCTGTAAAATTGGCATACTTGAAATTAGCATTTTCCATTTTTACATGAAGAAATCTGCTCCCTCCGAAATCACTTCCTGTCCCTTTCACATTTTGAAACACGCAGCGGTGAAACCAATTCTCTGATACCTTGCAGTTTGATAAATCGCAAGATTGAAACACAACATCATTAAAAGATGTCTTCTTAAAAGAAACATTGATAAAACTGCAATTTTCAAAAATCACCTGATCGAAAGATACTTCTTCTAACACCATCTCTTTTAAGCAAGCACCTTTTATATGCTTTAACGATACCTCTTCTTGATCCCGCAGACTTTCTTCTATCATTTCCTGTAGAGCGTCGCTCTCTTCCATCCTGTTATCGTCAAAATTCGGACCTTTTATTTTCATTTTTATGTCATCCCTTTCCGAAAATAGAAATAAATTATACGTTTTCTGTTTTTAAATCTTGTTTTTTTCTATGCAACAGCCATAAGACAAACAAAGCCGTAATAAATTCAGCAAACGGGATTGCCAGCCATATGCCGTCCACATGAAATAATTGTATCATAACAATAAACCCTAAAATAATAAATAAAAAGGTTCTTGAAAATGAAATAATCGCAGAGGTTTTTCCATCCGAAATCGCAGTAAACATCGCTGAAGCAAAAATATTAACGCCGGCAAAAAGAAAAGAAAAAGAAAATATTCTCATTCCGCGGCAAATTAACACGTACACACCAACTGAACTTTCTGAAAAAAGTGCTGCAATCCCTTCCGTGAAGGTTAAAGATACTGCAAATACCAATAAGGACGAGACAGCTATAAAATTCCAGCACATCTTCTTTAAATGCTTCAAATACGTGGTATTCACTGCACCGTAATGATAGCTGATCACAGGAGCAACACCCATGGAAAAGCCCATAAACAACGATGTCATAAGGAATTGGCAATATAGAATAACTGTAATAGCAGCTACACCATCTGCTCCAAAGTACCTCATGGTCAATACGTTGAACAAAAAAGTCGTTACGCTGATCGAAAGATTTGTTACCATCTCAGAGGAACCATTTAAGCTGCTCTGTGCCAAAACCATTTTATTCCACTTCGGTTTGACAAAACAAAGTCCAGTTCTATTTTTTATAAAGAAAAAAATGCCGCCTGCTGCTGGGATGCAATAGCCAATTGCGGTTGCATAAGCGGCTCCCTTAATTCCCATACCTACAATCCCCAAAAAAACATAATCCAGTATCATGTTTGCAAAGCCAGCCGCAATCGTCAAGCTCAATCCAATCATCGGTTTTCCTGCAGTCACGAAAAAGTTCTGAAATAAAATCTGTAAAATAGAAATGGGGGAAAGCCAAACTAAAACCGTAAGGTATTCTACGCCAAGAGGAACCAGCTCCCCTTCTGCACCCAAAGCTTTTACAAGCGGCTCCATCCATAAAAGCGCCGGCACAGCAATTGCGACTGAAAGTATAAAACAAAAAAAGACAATCAAGCTAAATGCATGGTTTGCTTCCTCCATCTTTTTTTCGCCCATTCGAATCGCGGTCACCGCGCTCCCTCCCGTTGCAAACATAACTCCCAATGCAATGGAAATACTGGTAAAAGGATACGTAATATTCACAGAGGATAATGCATCAGTGCCGACAAAGCGAGACACAAAGAAACCGTCTACAATCGTATACAGTGATAAAAATACCATCATGACAATCGATGGAAACGCAAACCGAAGTAGTTGCGCAAACTGAAATTCTTTTGAAATAATTTGGTGCATATTTTCCTTTTCCCGCTTTCATAAACGCTGTTTATAGTATATATGATAATGACACATAAACGATATTATTTTCTCTTTTTTTACAAAAAATAATATACTTATAAGTAATATATAAGTTATAGTTACAATTGTATATTAAACCCTATATTCAAGATTATGAATAAAAAGCATTCCATGAAACAGCGTCCAATCAAACTGCGTTTTTTGTTCATAAGCATAAAAATGCGCCTTGAAAAGGCTCAAAAAACCGAATCAAGACGCATTTCTTGTATTGGAAATTACTTTTCTCTATATAAAGTCTCGACCGATGGCATCTGCCGCAATAATCGCTGCATAAACGGATTCTGCTGTCACTTCAAACGGCATATTGAA
Proteins encoded in this window:
- a CDS encoding MATE family efflux transporter; the encoded protein is MHQIISKEFQFAQLLRFAFPSIVMMVFLSLYTIVDGFFVSRFVGTDALSSVNITYPFTSISIALGVMFATGGSAVTAIRMGEKKMEEANHAFSLIVFFCFILSVAIAVPALLWMEPLVKALGAEGELVPLGVEYLTVLVWLSPISILQILFQNFFVTAGKPMIGLSLTIAAGFANMILDYVFLGIVGMGIKGAAYATAIGYCIPAAGGIFFFIKNRTGLCFVKPKWNKMVLAQSSLNGSSEMVTNLSISVTTFLFNVLTMRYFGADGVAAITVILYCQFLMTSLFMGFSMGVAPVISYHYGAVNTTYLKHLKKMCWNFIAVSSLLVFAVSLTFTEGIAALFSESSVGVYVLICRGMRIFSFSFLFAGVNIFASAMFTAISDGKTSAIISFSRTFLFIILGFIVMIQLFHVDGIWLAIPFAEFITALFVLWLLHRKKQDLKTENV
- a CDS encoding DUF3793 family protein; translation: MKKAFENLLIEHCSPTLAGLKTANLFCYEATKEQVQKDVEFWNQKLQTFGVKATIVKRCNHKNNYLIYVFREKRLMEDMREAGVIDYLASAGYSEPLQMERLLSQLSIRLADCTEFPHEIGLFLGYPLQDVVGFIRHQGKNFCCSGFWKVYHNPEQAQKRFSQFKKCMDVYRKMYQKGATVTKLTVAA
- a CDS encoding pentapeptide repeat-containing protein, which translates into the protein MKIKGPNFDDNRMEESDALQEMIEESLRDQEEVSLKHIKGACLKEMVLEEVSFDQVIFENCSFINVSFKKTSFNDVVFQSCDLSNCKVSENWFHRCVFQNVKGTGSDFGGSRFLHVKMENANFKYANFTESKFDTCIMEQCDLTDAFFSQCGFKQLELNESKFVQTEFFKTPLKKIDFTTCVLEGIRISSECRELKGAVVNLFQAAELAKILGITIKE